The Ahaetulla prasina isolate Xishuangbanna chromosome 3, ASM2864084v1, whole genome shotgun sequence genome window below encodes:
- the DNTTIP1 gene encoding deoxynucleotidyltransferase terminal-interacting protein 1 produces MGAAREVDPPPAQDEEPEDDEEEEEAAAAAAAGGDGEPGAASPWNIMIKHRLVQRRGRRSQMMTSFTDPVVSMDLLRAVLQPSINEEIQAVFGKYMKFFQKAAGNVRENVGEEVDTEQLIQETCRSCLEQAKLLFCDGKRPIARVPHEGPAIKRAKPLEDEVSQQGSPIPKKRKGRPPGQSQPGDRGASGVSTGKSKSCEPVQRDGPKWDPLRLTETTSFVLGSRANKALGMGGTRGRLYIKHPHLFKYAADPQDKHWLAQEQYMRATGGKMAYLLLEEDIQDLAASEEYRGSQELKLDELKPFTIPSWMIGKMQRYMKTLRSEGEQPLPQQQPPSLPEEMRET; encoded by the exons ATGGGGGCCGCCCGGGAGGTCGATCCGCCGCCGGCGCAGGACGAGGAGCCCGAGGAcgacgaggaggaagaggaggcggcggcggcggcggcggcggggggcgaCGGGGAGCCGGGGGCGGCG AGCCCCTGGAACATCATGATCAAGCACCGGCTGGTGCAGCGGCGGGGGCGGCGATCCCAGATGATGACCAG CTTCACAGACCCCGTGGTCTCCATGGACCTGCTGCGCGCCGTCCTGCAGCCCAGCAtcaacgaggagatccaggcagtcTTCGGCAAGTACATGAAG tttttccaaaaggcagcaggGAACGTGCGCGAGAATGTTGGCGAGGAAGTGGACACGGAGCAGCTCATCCAAGAAACATGTCGCAGCTGCCTGGAGCAG GCCAAGCTCCTGTTCTGCGATGGGAAGAGGCCAATTGCAAGAGTTCCCCACGAAGGGCCAGCCATCAAG cGGGCAAAGCCCCTGGAAGACGAAGTGAGCCAGCAGGGGAGCCCCATCCCGAAAAAG AGGAAGGGGAGACCGCCAGGGCAGAGCCAGCCTGGTGACCGTGGTGCTTCGGGTGTCAGCAC GGGCAAGAGTAAATCCTGTGAACCAGTGCAGAGGGACGGTCCGAAG TGGGACCCCCTGCGCCTCACGGAGACCACGAGCTTCGTTCTTGGGTCAAGAGCAAACAA GGCCCTTGGGATGGGGGGCACCAGAGGCAGGCTCTACATCAAGCACCCCCACTTGTTTAAG TACGCGGCAGACCCCCAAGACAAGCACTGGCTGGCTCAGGAGCAGTACATGAGGGCCACCGGAGGGAAGATG GCCTACCTCCTGCTGGAGGAGGACATCCAGGACCTGGCGGCCAGTGAAGAGTACAG GGGTTCTCAGGAGCTGAAGCTGGACGAGCTGAAGCCCTTCACCATCCCTTCCTGGATGATTGGGAAGATGCAGAGATACATGAAGACGCTCCGCAGCGAAGGGGAGCAGCCATTGCCACAGCAACAGCCACCTTCCCTGCCGGAGGAAATGAGGGAGACTTAG
- the UBE2C gene encoding ubiquitin-conjugating enzyme E2 C → MICCCFYVNVCVYCCGKKKNSTRCPKEGGGRRVKSLPSSPAVVSQRKNASPPRKTGGKGRAGGEAAQTARLRTPPNWPGRGKAGHCPVRFTTALRGRPAGPLRKPRPPPLGGGPAHAVRSNAAAANRWARAPPLGRSNARGPPIGCAAAALQHSNSRSGRRREGGGRAAPAMASQNDDPGAVARAPSKAAEPGGGAARGSVRSRLQQELMTLMMSGDHGISAFPESDNLFKWIGTISGVTGTVYEDLRYKLSLEFPSGYPYNAPTVKFLTPCYHPNVDLQGNICLDILKDKWSALYDVRTILLSIQSLLGEPNVESPLNTEAAELWKNQAAYKKRLHESYRKHMKSQDT, encoded by the exons atgatatgttgttgtttttatgtcaatgtttgcgtatactgttgtggaaaaaaaaaaaattccacccgTTGtccaaaggagggagggggaagaagagtgAAGAGcctcccatcatcccctgccGTGGTTTCCCAGAGAAAAAACGCCTCCCCTCCCCGCAAAACAGGAGGGAAAGGGCGGGCAGGGGGAGAAGCTGCCCAGACAGCCCGGCTCCGGACCCCCCCAAATTGGCCAGGCCGAGGGAAAGCCGGACACTGCCCGGTCCGCTTCACAACAGCCCTGCGAGGTAGACCAGCGGGACCTCTGAGAAAGCCGCGCCCGCCGCCCCTGGGAGGAGGCCCCGCCCACGCCGTTCGGAGCAACGCCGCCGCGGCCAATCGCTGGGCGCGCGCGCCACCATTGGGCAGATCGAACGCGAGGGGGCCGCCGATTGGCTGCGCCGCGGCAGCTTTGCAACATTCAAACTCGCGCAGCGGCCGGCgccgagaaggaggaggaagagctgcgCCCGCCATGGCCTCGCAGAACGACGACCCCGGCGCCGTCGCCCGCGCCCCCAGCAAGGCGGCCGAACCCGGCGGGGGCGCCGCCCGGGGCTCGGTCCGCAGCAG GTTGCAGCAGGAGCTGATGACGCTGATG ATGTCGGGAGACCACGGCATCTCCGCCTTCCCGGAGTCGGACAATCTCTTCAAGTGGATCGGGACCATCAGCGGCGTGACTGGGACG GTCTATGAGGACCTGAGGTACAAGCTGTCCTTGGAATTCCCCAGCGGGTACCCCTACAACGCCCCCACCGTCAAGTTCCTCACCCCCTGCTACCACCCCAATGTCGACCTTCAGGGCAATATTTGTTTGGACATTCTCAAGGACAAGTGGTCAGCTCTCTATGATGTCCGGACCATCCTGCTCTCCATTCAGAGCTTACTGGGAG AGCCAAACGTGGAAAGTCCTTTGAACACAGAGGCTGCTGAACTCTGGAAAAACCAAGCAG CCTACAAAAAACGCCTCCATGAATCCTaccgaaaacatatgaagagccaGGATACTTGA
- the TNNC2 gene encoding troponin C, skeletal muscle isoform X1 — protein MGRGGPAGLVGYKWGQVGGGAAFAICSDRRGIRRFCSVGGSGVTPANMVSMTDQQAEARSYLSEEMIAEFKAAFDMFDADGGGDISTKELGTVMRMLGQTPTKEELDAIIEEVDEDGSGTIDFEEFLVMMVRQMKEDAKGKSEEELAECFRIFDRNADGFLDAEELVEIFQLSGERVTEEEIQELMRDGDKNNDGRIDFDEFLKMMEGVQ, from the exons ATGGGCCGGGGGGGCCCTGCCGGGCTGGTGGGGTACAAATGGGGCCAGGTGGGTGGTGGGGCAGCTTTTGCCATCTGCTCAGACCGGAGGGGGATACGGAGGTTCTGTTCTGTGGGTGGCTCTGGGGTGACACCTGCCAACATGGTAAGCATG ACGGACCAGCAGGCTGAGGCCCGCTCCTACCTCAGTGAGGAAATGATTGCGG agtTCAAGGCCGCCTTTGACATGTTCGATGCCGACGGGGGTGGCGACATCAGCACCAAGGAGTTGGGGACGGTCATGAGGATGCTGGGACAGACGCCCACCAAGGAGGAGCTGGATGCCATCATAGAGGAGGTGGACGAGGATG GCAGCGGAACCATTGACTTCGAGGAGTTCTTGGTGATGATGGTGAGGCAGATGAAGGAGGACGCCAAGGGCAAGTCGGAGGAGGAGCTGGCCGAATGCTTCCGCATCTTTGACAG GAATGCCGATGGGTTCCTGGATGCTGAGGAGCTGGTGGAGATCTTCCAGCTCTCTGGGGAGAGGGTCACAGAGGAGGAGATCCAGGAGCTGATGAGGGACGGAGACAAAAACAATGATGGGCGGATCGATTTTGATG AGTTCCTCAAGATGATGGAGGGTGTGCAGTAA
- the TNNC2 gene encoding troponin C, skeletal muscle isoform X2: MGRGGPAGLVGYKWGQVGGGAAFAICSDRRGIRRFCSVGGSGVTPANMTDQQAEARSYLSEEMIAEFKAAFDMFDADGGGDISTKELGTVMRMLGQTPTKEELDAIIEEVDEDGSGTIDFEEFLVMMVRQMKEDAKGKSEEELAECFRIFDRNADGFLDAEELVEIFQLSGERVTEEEIQELMRDGDKNNDGRIDFDEFLKMMEGVQ; encoded by the exons ATGGGCCGGGGGGGCCCTGCCGGGCTGGTGGGGTACAAATGGGGCCAGGTGGGTGGTGGGGCAGCTTTTGCCATCTGCTCAGACCGGAGGGGGATACGGAGGTTCTGTTCTGTGGGTGGCTCTGGGGTGACACCTGCCAACATG ACGGACCAGCAGGCTGAGGCCCGCTCCTACCTCAGTGAGGAAATGATTGCGG agtTCAAGGCCGCCTTTGACATGTTCGATGCCGACGGGGGTGGCGACATCAGCACCAAGGAGTTGGGGACGGTCATGAGGATGCTGGGACAGACGCCCACCAAGGAGGAGCTGGATGCCATCATAGAGGAGGTGGACGAGGATG GCAGCGGAACCATTGACTTCGAGGAGTTCTTGGTGATGATGGTGAGGCAGATGAAGGAGGACGCCAAGGGCAAGTCGGAGGAGGAGCTGGCCGAATGCTTCCGCATCTTTGACAG GAATGCCGATGGGTTCCTGGATGCTGAGGAGCTGGTGGAGATCTTCCAGCTCTCTGGGGAGAGGGTCACAGAGGAGGAGATCCAGGAGCTGATGAGGGACGGAGACAAAAACAATGATGGGCGGATCGATTTTGATG AGTTCCTCAAGATGATGGAGGGTGTGCAGTAA